From Micromonospora echinospora, one genomic window encodes:
- a CDS encoding MerR family transcriptional regulator yields the protein MPDATDADGLTVGQVATRLGVTVRALHHWDDIGLARPSLRTAGGYRLYTAGDLERLHRIVVYREIGLGLDRIQAILDDSTADVTGALRAQRAQIAQRIDRLQQLGAGLDRMIAAHERGLLLTVEQQAAIFGSEWNPDWPAQARQRYGDTTQWQQYAERSASRSSEEWQAIAGAVTDLDRALADAMDAGVTPGSPEANRLVERHREVFASYFPLSRQMQVCLARMYETDPAFAAHYDGIRVGLATWFRQSVDASARAHGIDPDTATWQ from the coding sequence ATGCCGGACGCCACTGACGCCGACGGCCTGACCGTCGGTCAGGTCGCGACGCGTCTCGGCGTGACGGTCCGCGCGTTGCACCACTGGGACGACATCGGTCTGGCGCGACCGTCGCTGCGCACGGCTGGCGGATACCGGCTCTACACCGCTGGCGACCTGGAACGCCTGCACCGCATCGTCGTGTACCGGGAGATCGGCCTCGGCCTGGACAGGATCCAGGCCATCCTGGACGACTCGACCGCGGACGTGACCGGCGCGTTGCGTGCGCAGCGCGCGCAGATCGCCCAACGGATCGACCGCCTCCAGCAGCTCGGCGCCGGACTGGATCGGATGATCGCCGCCCACGAGCGCGGGCTGCTGCTCACCGTCGAACAGCAGGCCGCGATCTTCGGCTCCGAGTGGAACCCGGACTGGCCCGCCCAGGCCCGTCAGCGCTACGGGGACACGACGCAGTGGCAGCAGTACGCCGAACGCTCAGCCTCCCGCAGCTCGGAGGAGTGGCAGGCCATCGCCGGGGCCGTCACCGACCTCGACCGCGCCCTGGCGGACGCGATGGACGCCGGTGTCACCCCGGGCAGCCCGGAGGCGAACCGACTCGTCGAGCGGCACCGTGAGGTGTTCGCGTCGTACTTCCCCCTCAGCAGGCAGATGCAGGTCTGTCTCGCCCGCATGTACGAGACCGACCCGGCCTTCGCCGCCCACTACGACGGCATCCGCGTCGGCCTCGCCACGTGGTTCCGGCAGAGCGTCGACGCCAGCGCACGCGCCCACGGCATCGACCCCGACACCGCCACCTGGCAGTAG
- a CDS encoding VOC family protein — translation MSDYYDAFEISPVPDPGPDAVAPEPFRGIYGMPAFATIPTSDLAASVDFWIRGLGFIELFRIPGTLVHLRRWAFQDVLLVSAASAPAQAPAMSVSFACVLNQVDPLVEACRALSPNSVDGPRDTPWNTRDVEVITPENARIVFTAAKPFDPASQEARNLEAIGITPPGVRRGDNEEHAGRH, via the coding sequence ATGAGCGACTACTACGACGCTTTCGAGATCAGTCCCGTGCCCGATCCCGGCCCGGACGCGGTCGCGCCGGAGCCGTTCCGGGGCATCTACGGCATGCCGGCCTTCGCGACGATCCCCACGAGCGATCTGGCGGCGTCGGTGGACTTCTGGATTCGTGGACTCGGGTTCATCGAGCTGTTCCGCATCCCCGGCACGCTCGTGCACCTGCGGCGCTGGGCGTTCCAGGACGTACTCCTCGTCTCGGCGGCGAGCGCGCCGGCGCAGGCACCGGCGATGAGCGTCAGTTTCGCCTGTGTGCTCAACCAGGTCGACCCCCTTGTCGAAGCCTGTCGTGCGTTGAGCCCGAACTCGGTCGACGGCCCACGGGACACGCCTTGGAACACCCGCGACGTGGAGGTGATCACGCCCGAGAACGCACGGATCGTCTTCACCGCGGCGAAGCCCTTCGACCCGGCCAGCCAGGAGGCGCGGAACCTTGAAGCCATCGGGATCACCCCACCGGGCGTCCGCCGTGGCGACAATGAGGAGCATGCCGGACGCCACTGA
- a CDS encoding GNAT family N-acetyltransferase, with amino-acid sequence MELVRFDGAYAGTVAGWAASVEETRWWCSRDEVTPETVAGWVAQPDTEAYGLMAAGELVAFGELWVEEDEAEAELARLIVAPGHRGRGLGRRFVSLLTREALRRKPAVCLRVNPANTRALRCYAAVGFRAVPQERADEWNRDQPEAYVWLCHEPAA; translated from the coding sequence GTGGAGCTGGTGCGGTTCGACGGGGCGTACGCCGGGACGGTGGCCGGGTGGGCCGCGTCGGTCGAGGAGACCCGGTGGTGGTGTTCCCGGGACGAGGTCACCCCGGAGACGGTCGCCGGCTGGGTGGCACAGCCGGACACCGAGGCGTACGGGCTGATGGCCGCCGGTGAGCTGGTCGCGTTCGGCGAGCTGTGGGTGGAGGAGGACGAGGCCGAGGCGGAACTGGCCCGGCTGATCGTCGCGCCGGGGCACCGGGGTCGTGGCCTGGGGCGTCGGTTCGTCTCCCTGCTGACCCGGGAGGCGCTGCGCCGGAAGCCGGCGGTGTGCCTGCGGGTGAACCCCGCCAACACCCGCGCACTGCGCTGCTACGCCGCCGTCGGGTTCCGGGCGGTGCCGCAGGAGCGGGCCGACGAGTGGAACCGGGACCAGCCGGAGGCGTACGTCTGGCTCTGTCACGAACCGGCAGCCTGA
- a CDS encoding AraC family transcriptional regulator codes for MISALNRLVDHVEKHLTEELDLDGLARKLGTTEYHLRRMFSSLAGMPLSEYVRRRRMTVAAADVVSDDDLLSIAVRHGYGSTEAFGRAFRAVHGAGPSEVRRDGGPLRTQPQLRFRLTVEGSTPMDTRIVDRPAFRLVGHAARVPLIYEGVNPHIQRHVTSFPQEEHLRLKAMSNTEPAGILAVSDDLDADAAEGTELTYLHGVAISGDTPAPDGLDAIEVPPGTWAVFRSSGPYPSTLQQTWAATATEWFPSNRWRLRPGPSIVAVLERAEDFSTATCELWLPVEPT; via the coding sequence TTGATCTCGGCACTCAACCGGTTGGTCGACCACGTGGAGAAGCACCTCACCGAGGAGCTCGACCTCGACGGGTTGGCCAGGAAGCTCGGCACGACCGAGTACCACCTACGCCGGATGTTCTCCTCGCTGGCCGGCATGCCGCTCTCGGAGTACGTACGCCGACGCCGCATGACCGTCGCCGCGGCTGACGTCGTCAGCGACGACGACCTGCTGTCCATCGCGGTCCGACACGGGTACGGCTCGACCGAGGCGTTCGGGCGGGCGTTCCGGGCGGTGCACGGTGCCGGTCCCAGCGAGGTACGCCGCGACGGAGGCCCCCTTCGCACACAACCGCAGCTCAGGTTCCGCCTGACCGTCGAAGGGAGCACTCCCATGGACACCCGAATCGTCGACCGCCCCGCGTTCCGGCTCGTCGGACACGCCGCCCGGGTCCCGTTGATCTACGAGGGCGTCAACCCGCACATCCAGCGGCACGTCACCTCGTTCCCGCAGGAGGAGCACCTGCGGCTGAAGGCCATGAGCAACACCGAGCCGGCCGGGATCCTCGCGGTCAGCGACGACCTCGACGCCGACGCCGCCGAAGGCACCGAGCTGACCTACCTGCACGGGGTCGCGATCAGCGGCGACACCCCGGCGCCGGACGGGCTGGACGCCATCGAGGTCCCGCCCGGCACGTGGGCGGTCTTCCGTAGCTCCGGGCCGTACCCGAGCACGCTCCAGCAGACCTGGGCCGCGACCGCCACCGAGTGGTTCCCCTCGAACCGCTGGCGGCTGCGGCCGGGGCCGTCGATCGTGGCCGTGCTCGAACGGGCCGAGGACTTCAGCACCGCGACCTGCGAGCTGTGGCTCCCCGTAGAGCCCACGTGA
- a CDS encoding SigE family RNA polymerase sigma factor, which translates to MRRADEEEYRQFVAARLEPLRRTAYLLCRDWHTADDLVSITIGKLYRHWRRVRAVENVDAYVRGMLTNAWLDERRRPWRRERSVDELPDEVDLHPAEPTLADREMLLDLLGQLPARRRAVVVLRFYCDMSVEETAGILGISNGTVKSQAARGLDALRALATNPAGRPREEWA; encoded by the coding sequence GTGAGGCGCGCGGACGAGGAGGAGTACCGGCAGTTCGTGGCCGCCCGGCTGGAGCCGCTGCGCCGGACGGCGTACCTGCTCTGCCGGGACTGGCACACCGCCGACGACCTGGTCTCGATCACCATTGGCAAGCTCTACCGGCACTGGCGTCGGGTCCGCGCGGTGGAGAACGTCGACGCGTACGTGCGCGGCATGCTGACCAACGCCTGGCTGGACGAGCGCCGACGGCCGTGGCGACGCGAACGCAGCGTCGACGAACTCCCCGACGAGGTGGACCTGCACCCGGCCGAACCCACCCTCGCCGACCGGGAGATGCTGCTCGACCTGCTCGGCCAGCTCCCCGCCCGGCGTAGGGCGGTGGTCGTCCTGCGCTTCTACTGCGACATGTCCGTCGAGGAGACCGCCGGGATCCTCGGCATCAGCAACGGCACGGTGAAAAGCCAGGCCGCGCGCGGCCTCGACGCGCTGCGCGCCCTCGCCACCAACCCGGCCGGACGCCCCAGGGAGGAGTGGGCATGA
- a CDS encoding TNT domain-containing protein, which produces MAVDRRRLLALLAGVAFVLLPLPAQPVGAVTGQPLTAPVTPTPTPSVGQSPTPSPPGAQAGGQQPGSRGGQQPDSRAATSPCRPGTPPNAPPTTAYDNNQLLGPAQALTADPVGPLLGDYRRFGALTQQEFLDQYTNAAQKAYVYPPAGGFVVGSDGSPVKTAQTLLPGYRLDRFGFPGGAYLAPLGTPFGSRSLPPANLSTPATAPLANYHVYCVLKPFTVDSGPVAPWFAQPGMGTQFKLEQRYLPEAGGQLSITWLIENGYLVEEDLTTRPHGQCGATAGATIC; this is translated from the coding sequence ATGGCGGTCGACCGTCGTCGACTACTGGCGCTACTGGCCGGTGTCGCCTTCGTCCTGCTCCCCCTGCCCGCCCAGCCGGTGGGCGCGGTCACCGGGCAACCGCTCACCGCACCCGTCACGCCGACACCCACGCCCAGCGTCGGGCAGAGTCCGACGCCCTCGCCCCCGGGTGCTCAGGCCGGCGGTCAGCAGCCCGGCTCACGCGGCGGCCAGCAGCCGGACAGCCGGGCAGCCACCTCGCCATGCCGCCCGGGTACGCCCCCGAACGCGCCGCCGACCACCGCGTACGATAACAACCAGCTCCTCGGCCCGGCCCAGGCGCTGACCGCCGACCCGGTCGGGCCGCTGCTCGGCGACTACAGGCGTTTCGGCGCGCTCACCCAGCAGGAGTTCCTCGACCAGTACACGAACGCGGCGCAGAAGGCGTACGTGTACCCGCCGGCGGGCGGATTCGTCGTCGGGTCGGACGGCAGCCCGGTCAAGACGGCGCAGACCCTGCTCCCCGGCTACCGGCTCGACCGGTTCGGCTTTCCCGGCGGCGCCTACCTCGCACCGCTCGGCACGCCGTTCGGCTCCCGGTCGCTGCCACCCGCCAACCTGAGCACCCCGGCGACCGCGCCCCTGGCCAACTACCACGTCTACTGTGTGCTCAAGCCGTTCACCGTCGACTCCGGGCCGGTCGCGCCCTGGTTCGCCCAGCCCGGCATGGGCACCCAGTTCAAGCTGGAGCAGCGGTACCTGCCCGAGGCCGGCGGGCAGCTCAGCATCACCTGGCTGATCGAGAACGGTTACCTGGTGGAGGAGGACCTCACCACCAGGCCGCACGGGCAGTGCGGGGCCACGGCCGGTGCCACCATCTGCTGA
- a CDS encoding acetyl-CoA C-acetyltransferase, whose translation MQSIRRVAVIGGNRIPFARSNSRYANASNADMLGAALDGLVARFGLAGQRLGEVVAGAVLKHSRDFNLTREVVLGSKLDPHTPAYDIQQACGTGLEAAILVANKIALGQIDAGVAGGVDTTSDAPLAVNEDMRRTLLQLNSARTLGQRLRIAAKLRPHQPFKPEIPRNAEPRTGLSMGEHAARTALRWSVDRQAQDELALRSHQRLAAAYDRGFFDDLVTPYLGLTRDQNLRPDTSLEKLGGLKPVFGTRGPDAGLATMTAGNSSPLTDGASTVLLASEEWARERSLPVLAWFTWSETAAVDFVHGDEGLLMAPAYAVPRMLARAGLTLQDFDYYEIHEAFASQVLATLAAWESPEFCKERLGLDAPLGAIDREKLNVNGSSLAAGHPFAATGGRIVATLAKLLAEQGGGRGLISICAAGGQGVTAILER comes from the coding sequence GTGCAGAGCATCCGACGGGTCGCGGTGATCGGCGGGAACCGGATCCCCTTCGCCCGGTCCAACTCGCGGTACGCGAACGCGTCCAACGCCGACATGCTCGGCGCGGCGCTGGACGGGCTGGTCGCCCGGTTCGGCCTGGCCGGGCAGCGGCTCGGCGAGGTGGTCGCCGGGGCGGTGCTCAAGCACTCCCGGGACTTCAACCTGACCCGCGAGGTGGTGCTCGGCTCGAAGCTCGACCCGCACACCCCCGCGTACGACATCCAGCAGGCCTGCGGCACCGGGCTGGAAGCCGCCATCCTGGTCGCCAACAAGATCGCCCTCGGACAGATCGACGCCGGTGTGGCCGGAGGTGTGGACACCACCTCGGACGCCCCGCTCGCCGTCAACGAGGACATGCGGCGCACCCTGCTGCAACTCAACTCCGCCCGCACCCTCGGCCAGCGACTGAGGATCGCCGCGAAGCTCCGCCCGCACCAGCCCTTCAAGCCGGAGATCCCGCGTAACGCGGAACCGCGCACCGGGCTGTCGATGGGGGAGCACGCCGCCCGCACGGCGCTGCGCTGGAGCGTGGACCGGCAGGCCCAGGACGAGTTGGCGCTCCGCTCGCACCAGCGGCTCGCCGCCGCGTACGACCGGGGGTTCTTCGACGACCTGGTCACGCCGTACCTGGGGCTGACCCGCGACCAGAACCTCCGCCCGGACACCAGCCTGGAGAAGCTCGGTGGCCTGAAGCCGGTCTTCGGCACCAGGGGTCCGGACGCCGGGCTGGCCACCATGACCGCCGGGAACTCCTCCCCGCTCACCGACGGCGCGTCCACCGTGCTGCTGGCCAGCGAGGAGTGGGCGCGCGAGCGGAGCCTGCCGGTGCTCGCCTGGTTCACCTGGTCCGAGACGGCGGCGGTGGACTTCGTGCACGGTGACGAGGGGTTGCTGATGGCCCCGGCGTACGCGGTGCCCCGGATGCTCGCCCGCGCCGGGCTCACGTTGCAGGACTTCGACTACTACGAGATCCACGAGGCGTTCGCCTCGCAGGTGCTGGCCACGCTCGCCGCCTGGGAGTCGCCGGAGTTCTGCAAGGAGCGCCTCGGTCTGGACGCGCCGCTCGGCGCGATCGACCGGGAGAAGCTCAACGTCAACGGCTCGTCGCTGGCGGCCGGGCACCCGTTCGCCGCGACCGGCGGCCGGATCGTCGCCACCCTGGCGAAGCTGCTCGCCGAGCAGGGCGGTGGCCGGGGGCTGATCTCGATCTGCGCGGCCGGCGGTCAGGGCGTCACGGCGATCCTGGAGCGCTGA
- a CDS encoding 3-oxoacyl-ACP reductase: MTDRYASFVRSGAGRALVKRLGLPDPPRLRRHRPGDPLLPGPALLGAATGGRLAEPVGRILRAAGVEPATVDSAVGGDVAAADADTRFGALVYDATGITDSTGLRQLYDFFHPYARSLHASGRVVVLGTPPEQCATPREATAQRALEGLTRSIGKEFGRGVTAQLVYVTADGDAGTETSLEATLRFLLSGRSAYVSGQVIRVGTGPATAPADWDRPLDGQVVLVTGAARGIGAALARVLARDGAQVVVLDIPEAGDELAAVANEIGGSAVQLDLTAPNAATRLADHLTARHGRVDVVVHNAGITRDKTLARMNADRWDQVIDVNLSSQERINDVLLERELIPRGGRIVSVSSIAGIAGNRGQTNYATSKAGVIGLVDSLAPALAERGISVNAVAPGFIETRLTARIPLALREAGRRMNSMSQGGLPADVAETIGWLAWPASGAVSGNVVRVCGQSLLGA, translated from the coding sequence ATGACCGACAGGTACGCGAGCTTCGTCCGATCGGGGGCCGGTCGCGCGCTGGTCAAGCGCCTCGGGCTGCCCGACCCGCCCCGCCTGCGCCGGCACCGTCCCGGCGACCCGCTGCTGCCCGGCCCCGCCCTGCTGGGCGCCGCGACCGGGGGCCGACTCGCCGAGCCGGTCGGCCGGATCCTCCGCGCCGCCGGGGTCGAGCCGGCCACCGTCGATTCGGCCGTCGGGGGCGACGTGGCCGCCGCCGACGCGGACACCCGCTTCGGCGCCCTGGTGTACGACGCCACCGGCATCACCGACTCCACCGGCCTGCGGCAGCTCTACGACTTCTTCCACCCGTACGCCCGGTCGCTGCACGCCAGCGGTCGGGTGGTGGTGCTCGGCACCCCGCCCGAGCAGTGCGCCACCCCACGTGAGGCGACCGCCCAGCGGGCCCTGGAAGGGCTGACCCGCAGCATCGGCAAGGAGTTCGGCCGGGGCGTCACCGCCCAGCTCGTGTACGTCACCGCCGACGGGGACGCCGGCACGGAGACCAGCCTGGAGGCGACCCTCCGGTTCCTGCTCTCCGGCCGCTCGGCGTACGTCTCCGGGCAGGTGATCCGGGTCGGCACCGGCCCGGCCACCGCACCGGCCGACTGGGACCGCCCGCTGGACGGGCAGGTCGTCCTGGTCACCGGGGCGGCGCGGGGCATCGGCGCGGCCCTGGCCCGGGTGCTCGCCCGCGACGGCGCGCAGGTGGTGGTGCTGGACATCCCCGAGGCCGGGGACGAGCTGGCCGCCGTGGCCAACGAGATCGGCGGCAGCGCCGTGCAGCTCGACCTGACCGCGCCGAACGCCGCCACCCGCCTCGCCGACCACCTCACCGCCCGGCACGGCCGGGTGGACGTGGTCGTGCACAACGCCGGCATCACCCGGGACAAGACCCTCGCCCGGATGAACGCCGACCGGTGGGACCAGGTGATCGACGTCAACCTCTCCAGCCAGGAGCGGATCAACGACGTGCTGCTGGAACGGGAGCTGATCCCGCGCGGCGGCCGGATCGTCTCCGTGTCGTCGATCGCCGGGATCGCCGGCAACCGGGGCCAGACCAACTACGCCACCAGCAAGGCCGGCGTGATCGGGCTGGTCGACTCGCTCGCCCCGGCGCTGGCCGAGCGGGGCATCAGCGTCAACGCGGTGGCCCCCGGGTTCATCGAGACCCGGTTGACCGCCCGGATCCCGCTGGCGCTGCGTGAGGCGGGCCGCCGGATGAACAGCATGTCCCAGGGCGGCCTGCCGGCGGACGTCGCGGAGACCATCGGCTGGCTGGCCTGGCCCGCCTCCGGCGCGGTCAGCGGCAACGTGGTCCGGGTCTGCGGCCAGAGCCTGTTGGGGGCGTGA
- a CDS encoding MaoC/PaaZ C-terminal domain-containing protein, with translation MDRREIELPRLPASGPLYRRAVLGSLPGVGGGRRSGELPDTALTVRGVTVDRAHLADYDRVCGFRLTDALPGTYPHVLGFPLALRLISAPDFPIPLAGVVHVGNRITVRRPVDAGEALDFTTYAENLRPHARGRQLDVVLVASVDGEEVWRGVSTYLGRERSATGGQRKQGEWSPAPIGPTRWRVDPRVGRDYARVSGDHNPIHTSRLGARLLGYPRPIAHGMWSKARCLAALAPRLPTAYTVEVAFKLPVALPSTVVFSATPDGGFALNDARTGRPHLVGQLT, from the coding sequence ATGGACCGGCGGGAGATCGAGCTGCCCCGACTGCCGGCCTCCGGGCCGCTCTACCGGCGGGCGGTGCTCGGCTCGCTGCCCGGGGTGGGCGGCGGCCGGCGCTCCGGTGAGCTGCCGGACACCGCCCTGACCGTCCGGGGCGTCACCGTGGACCGGGCGCACCTGGCGGACTACGACCGGGTCTGCGGCTTCCGGCTGACCGACGCGCTGCCCGGGACGTACCCGCACGTCCTGGGGTTCCCGTTGGCGTTGCGGCTGATCAGCGCCCCGGACTTCCCGATCCCGCTGGCCGGCGTGGTGCACGTGGGCAACCGGATCACCGTGCGCCGGCCGGTCGACGCGGGCGAGGCCCTGGACTTCACCACGTACGCGGAGAACCTGCGTCCACATGCACGCGGCCGGCAGCTCGACGTGGTGCTGGTCGCCTCGGTCGACGGCGAGGAGGTCTGGCGGGGCGTGTCGACGTACCTCGGACGGGAGCGGTCGGCGACCGGCGGCCAGCGGAAGCAGGGCGAGTGGTCGCCCGCGCCGATCGGGCCGACACGGTGGCGGGTGGACCCGCGGGTGGGTCGGGACTACGCCCGGGTCTCCGGTGACCACAACCCCATCCACACCTCGCGGCTGGGCGCGCGGCTGCTCGGCTACCCGCGTCCGATCGCGCACGGCATGTGGAGCAAGGCCCGGTGCCTGGCCGCGCTGGCACCCCGCCTGCCGACGGCGTACACGGTGGAGGTGGCGTTCAAGTTGCCGGTTGCGCTGCCCTCGACGGTCGTCTTCAGCGCCACACCCGACGGGGGCTTCGCCCTGAACGACGCCCGCACCGGCCGCCCCCACCTGGTGGGCCAGCTCACCTGA
- a CDS encoding NUDIX hydrolase — protein MDEQEFLARYDPSAYPAVAVTVDVVALTIREGALHLLLVQRGQPPYAGHWALPGGFVQPDEDLATGARRELAEETGLGDERMRRVHLEQLGSYGDPGRDPRMRIVSVAHLAFAPDLPDPVAASDAAEAAWLPVDALGNRQLAFDHARIIDEGLERARAKLEYTPLATRFLDAEFTISELRGVYETVWGHPLHAGNFHRKVLSVPGFVESTGATTERGGVRGGPRAKLYRAGDARLLHPALLRPAREEEIR, from the coding sequence GTGGACGAGCAGGAGTTCCTGGCGAGGTACGACCCCTCGGCGTATCCGGCGGTCGCGGTCACCGTGGACGTGGTCGCGTTGACCATCCGCGAGGGCGCGCTGCACCTGCTGCTGGTCCAGCGCGGTCAACCGCCGTACGCGGGGCACTGGGCGCTGCCCGGCGGTTTCGTCCAACCCGACGAGGACCTGGCCACCGGCGCGCGCCGGGAACTGGCCGAGGAGACCGGCCTCGGCGACGAGCGGATGCGCCGCGTCCACCTCGAACAACTCGGCAGCTACGGCGACCCGGGCCGCGACCCCCGGATGCGGATCGTCTCCGTCGCCCACCTGGCGTTCGCCCCCGACCTGCCCGACCCGGTCGCCGCCAGCGACGCCGCCGAGGCGGCCTGGCTGCCGGTGGACGCGCTCGGCAACCGGCAGCTCGCCTTCGACCACGCCCGGATCATCGACGAGGGGTTGGAGCGGGCCCGCGCCAAACTGGAGTACACCCCACTGGCCACCCGCTTCCTCGACGCCGAGTTCACCATCAGCGAGCTGCGCGGCGTCTACGAGACGGTCTGGGGGCACCCGCTGCACGCCGGCAACTTCCACCGCAAGGTGCTCTCCGTGCCGGGCTTCGTGGAGAGCACCGGCGCGACCACCGAGCGCGGCGGGGTCCGGGGCGGCCCCCGCGCGAAGCTCTACCGGGCCGGCGACGCCCGGCTGCTCCACCCGGCGCTGCTGCGCCCCGCCCGGGAGGAGGAGATCCGGTGA
- a CDS encoding serine/threonine protein kinase, producing the protein MRTEEAISLVAAARTDDDLFGVDAPAQRYRQLVAALHPDRLGRADDRVRAAATEAFVEVTTRWRATTHGPGILLGDYRLGRLAYAGDLADLYDVGADRLLKLPRQPGDNDLMAREAHALRTIEERGDPRHLPYVPRLVDSFRHRDAATGAERRVNVLAAVPNLHSLDEVRRAYPDGLDGRDAAWMWRRLLVALGLAHRAGVVHGAVLPRHVLIEPDAHGVVLVDWCFAVVGDGTLPAMVPGHEDWYPAEVTAKRPCGPGTDLAMAARCMTWLMGDRAPRELRAFADGCHLPALNARPDDAWRLLGELDEVLERLYGPRTFRPFTLNP; encoded by the coding sequence GTGAGGACGGAGGAGGCGATCAGCCTGGTCGCGGCGGCCCGCACCGACGACGACCTGTTCGGCGTCGACGCGCCGGCCCAGCGGTACCGGCAACTGGTCGCGGCCCTGCACCCCGACCGGCTCGGCCGGGCCGACGACCGGGTTCGCGCCGCCGCCACCGAGGCGTTCGTCGAGGTCACCACCCGCTGGCGGGCGACGACCCACGGCCCGGGAATCCTGCTCGGCGACTACCGGCTCGGCCGGCTGGCGTACGCCGGCGACCTGGCCGACCTCTACGACGTCGGGGCGGACCGGCTGCTCAAGCTGCCCCGTCAGCCCGGCGACAACGACCTCATGGCCCGCGAGGCACACGCGCTGCGCACCATCGAGGAGCGGGGCGACCCGCGCCATCTGCCGTACGTGCCCCGGCTGGTCGACTCGTTCCGGCACCGGGACGCGGCCACCGGTGCCGAGCGGCGGGTCAACGTGCTGGCCGCCGTACCGAACCTGCACAGCCTGGACGAGGTGCGCCGGGCGTACCCGGACGGGCTGGACGGCCGGGACGCGGCCTGGATGTGGCGGCGGCTGCTGGTCGCTCTCGGCCTGGCCCACCGGGCCGGCGTGGTCCACGGCGCGGTGCTTCCCCGGCACGTGCTGATCGAGCCGGACGCGCACGGCGTGGTGCTGGTCGACTGGTGCTTCGCGGTGGTTGGCGACGGCACGCTTCCGGCGATGGTGCCCGGTCACGAGGACTGGTATCCGGCCGAGGTCACCGCGAAGCGGCCCTGCGGGCCGGGCACCGACCTGGCGATGGCCGCCCGCTGCATGACCTGGCTGATGGGCGACCGTGCCCCGCGCGAGCTGCGCGCCTTCGCCGACGGCTGCCACCTGCCGGCGCTGAACGCCCGACCCGACGACGCCTGGCGACTGCTCGGCGAACTCGACGAGGTGCTGGAGCGGCTCTACGGGCCGCGCACCTTCCGGCCCTTCACCCTCAACCCCTAG